A window of the Dongshaea marina genome harbors these coding sequences:
- the ubiB gene encoding ubiquinone biosynthesis regulatory protein kinase UbiB, translating to MRLKELKRFLKIQKVFLSYGLDELIPPERLPWTARLLRRSIFWWRNQHPDLNAGARIRLACETLGPVFIKLGQMLSTRRDLLPDEIAEELALLQDQVPPFCGKQAREQIEKSLNAPIDELFDEFAEEPLASASIAQVHTARLKDNGQQIVIKVIRPGIERVIDADLRLMQLVSRVLQRYLPIADLLRPVEVIEEYRKTLLDELNLMYEAANAIQLRRNFEGSEELYFPEIFTDYCDRNVLVMERIHGISVADREALVANGTDMHLLAKRGVEVFFTQVFRDSFFHADMHPGNIFVSYKHPHNPQWIGIDCGIVGTLSREDKRYLAENFLAFFNRDYRRVAELHVESGWVPSDIRVEEFEFALRTVLEPVFEKPLSEISFGHVLLNLFKIARRFQMSVQPQLILLQKTLLYIEGIGRQLYPQLDLWQTAKPFLERWMKQQIGPAALLHTIRDELPMWAEKLPELPNLIYDGLRTTRKQSKQMELMFERFSAQSKAQSRGRFYLGIGAAFLVASALLYPANLHLAAGSLVITLFSWFKGWRGLKRL from the coding sequence ATGAGGCTCAAGGAGCTTAAGCGTTTTCTGAAAATTCAGAAGGTCTTTCTTAGCTATGGCCTTGATGAGCTGATCCCTCCCGAGCGCTTGCCCTGGACTGCCAGGCTGCTTCGTCGATCTATCTTCTGGTGGCGAAATCAACATCCGGATCTTAACGCCGGTGCGAGAATAAGGCTCGCCTGTGAAACACTGGGGCCTGTATTTATCAAGCTTGGACAGATGTTATCCACGCGCCGCGATCTGCTGCCCGATGAGATTGCCGAGGAGCTGGCTCTGCTGCAGGATCAGGTGCCACCATTTTGTGGAAAACAGGCGCGAGAGCAGATCGAAAAATCTCTGAATGCCCCGATCGATGAGCTGTTTGATGAATTTGCTGAAGAGCCCCTGGCTTCGGCTTCGATCGCTCAGGTACACACGGCTCGCTTGAAAGACAATGGCCAGCAGATCGTTATCAAGGTAATACGCCCGGGGATTGAACGGGTCATTGATGCCGATCTGCGGCTGATGCAGCTTGTCTCCAGAGTGTTACAGCGTTACCTGCCGATTGCCGATCTGCTGCGCCCGGTGGAGGTGATTGAGGAGTATCGTAAGACCCTGCTTGATGAGCTGAACCTCATGTATGAGGCAGCCAACGCCATCCAGCTAAGACGTAACTTTGAAGGCTCCGAGGAGCTTTATTTTCCTGAGATATTTACCGATTATTGCGATCGCAATGTATTGGTGATGGAGAGAATTCATGGGATCTCCGTGGCTGACCGTGAGGCCCTGGTTGCCAATGGAACGGATATGCACCTGCTGGCAAAGCGCGGGGTCGAGGTTTTCTTTACCCAGGTGTTCCGGGATAGCTTCTTTCACGCAGACATGCACCCGGGTAACATCTTTGTTTCTTATAAGCACCCCCATAACCCCCAGTGGATCGGAATAGACTGCGGTATTGTCGGTACCCTTAGCCGCGAGGATAAGCGCTACCTGGCTGAGAACTTTCTGGCGTTTTTCAATCGCGACTACCGGAGAGTTGCCGAGTTGCATGTTGAGTCAGGCTGGGTTCCTTCCGACATTCGGGTCGAGGAGTTTGAGTTTGCACTGCGAACCGTGCTGGAGCCGGTTTTCGAAAAGCCACTCTCAGAGATCTCCTTTGGCCATGTGTTGCTGAACCTATTTAAGATCGCAAGACGCTTTCAGATGTCGGTGCAACCTCAACTCATTTTGTTGCAAAAGACTCTGCTTTATATAGAGGGGATAGGCCGCCAGCTCTATCCCCAGCTGGATCTGTGGCAGACCGCCAAGCCTTTTCTTGAGCGCTGGATGAAGCAGCAGATTGGGCCTGCGGCTCTGCTACATACGATAAGGGACGAGCTTCCGATGTGGGCAGAGAAACTGCCGGAGCTGCCGAACCTTATCTATGATGGGTTGCGTACCACCCGTAAGCAGAGCAAACAGATGGAGCTGATGTTTGAGCGGTTTTCTGCTCAAAGCAAAGCTCAGAGCAGGGGCCGCTTTTACCTTGGCATAGGGGCTGCCTTTTTGGTTGCCAGCGCTTTACTCTATCCAGCCAATCTTCACCTGGCGGCCGGCTCCCTGGTCATCACCCTGTTTAGCTGGTTTAAGGGGTGGCGCGGACTTAAGCGATTGTGA
- the ubiE gene encoding bifunctional demethylmenaquinone methyltransferase/2-methoxy-6-polyprenyl-1,4-benzoquinol methylase UbiE codes for MAESKKTTHFGYKDVAVDKKEELVADVFHSVAAKYDLMNDIMSFGIHRLWKRFAIDCSGVRKGSKVLDLAGGTGDLTAKFSRIVGDEGQVVLADINEAMLKVGRDKLRNNGIAGNVAYVQANAEALPFPDNYFDLITIGFGLRNVTDKEKALRSMYRVLKPGGRLLVLEFSKPTNALMSKMYDLYSFKVLPKLGAMITKDADSYQYLAESIRMHPDQEGLKSMMEECGFEEVDYHNLTSGVVALHRGYKF; via the coding sequence ATGGCTGAGTCAAAAAAAACGACACACTTTGGCTACAAAGATGTAGCGGTCGATAAAAAAGAGGAGCTGGTTGCTGACGTGTTTCACTCCGTGGCCGCTAAATATGACCTGATGAACGATATCATGTCATTTGGGATCCATCGTTTGTGGAAGCGCTTTGCTATAGATTGTAGTGGTGTTCGTAAAGGCTCTAAAGTACTGGATCTGGCCGGTGGAACCGGGGATCTGACTGCAAAATTCTCGCGTATAGTTGGTGATGAAGGTCAGGTGGTTCTTGCGGACATCAATGAAGCGATGCTCAAGGTTGGTCGGGATAAACTCCGTAATAATGGTATTGCAGGAAACGTGGCCTATGTACAGGCGAATGCCGAGGCGCTGCCTTTTCCTGATAACTACTTTGATCTCATCACCATTGGCTTTGGTCTGCGCAATGTCACCGATAAGGAGAAGGCACTGCGTTCCATGTATCGGGTACTGAAACCCGGCGGTAGGCTGTTGGTTCTTGAGTTTTCTAAGCCGACCAATGCGTTGATGAGTAAGATGTATGATCTCTACTCCTTTAAGGTCCTGCCCAAGCTTGGGGCGATGATCACCAAGGATGCGGATAGCTACCAGTATCTCGCGGAATCAATCCGCATGCACCCGGATCAGGAGGGATTGAAATCTATGATGGAGGAGTGCGGATTTGAGGAGGTTGACTATCACAACCTTACTTCAGGTGTTGTTGCCTTGCATCGTGGATATAAGTTCTAG
- a CDS encoding ubiquinone biosynthesis accessory factor UbiJ, protein MPFEQLAISLVESGCNQLNRMDNHGRARRERLDGKVIALNLREWKPVYFLFSRQQLDLLGEFNGSADATLSLSIGALGLLRNPSNLAHYIRQGKMDLEGDLQILQKFAELFTEARIDWEEQLSEIVGDVAAHTLCRLGQKLHQDTRRLSKTLLDTSGEYVTQELKLAPGSLELACFYDEVELLQQQLERLELRTTSLARELGVL, encoded by the coding sequence ATGCCATTTGAGCAGTTGGCTATCTCCCTGGTTGAAAGTGGTTGTAATCAGTTGAACCGAATGGATAACCATGGGAGAGCAAGGCGGGAGCGCTTGGACGGGAAGGTCATTGCACTGAACCTTAGGGAGTGGAAGCCGGTCTACTTCCTGTTTTCGAGGCAGCAACTCGATCTTCTCGGTGAGTTTAACGGCTCTGCAGATGCCACTTTGTCATTATCGATTGGGGCTCTGGGCCTGCTGAGAAACCCCTCTAATCTGGCCCACTATATTCGCCAGGGAAAGATGGATCTCGAGGGAGATCTGCAGATCCTGCAAAAGTTTGCTGAGCTGTTCACCGAGGCCCGAATCGATTGGGAGGAGCAGTTATCCGAAATTGTTGGTGATGTGGCTGCCCACACCCTGTGCCGTCTTGGCCAAAAACTTCATCAGGATACAAGGAGATTGAGCAAGACCCTGCTCGATACCAGTGGTGAGTACGTGACGCAGGAGTTAAAGCTTGCGCCGGGCTCTCTGGAACTGGCCTGTTTTTACGATGAGGTGGAACTGCTGCAGCAACAGCTGGAAAGGCTTGAGCTGCGAACAACATCTTTAGCTCGTGAGCTGGGGGTTTTATGA
- a CDS encoding substrate-binding periplasmic protein produces MFRLWLLLVLAASVASTAQADIVRLANGEWKPYMSADLKHYGVVSYIVREAFKLEGDQVKYQFLPWMQGFEEARQGRLDGSVVWSKTAQRSNDFYFSDPVIQLNQVLFHRVGETIRWTHLKDLGRYRFGGVIGYHYALDPLIREGVIRMSRVPSEQANYKKLQDKRIDLIVENEDVGQAMIHQLGLTGKIQASNKPLRQVDYHLIISKKNPQGSALVERFNKGLAKLKASGRYQKLLEQNRQGFFK; encoded by the coding sequence ATGTTCAGACTATGGCTGCTATTGGTGTTAGCAGCATCTGTTGCTTCAACTGCTCAGGCTGACATAGTGAGATTAGCCAATGGTGAATGGAAGCCCTATATGTCGGCGGATCTTAAGCATTATGGTGTTGTCTCCTATATAGTCCGGGAGGCGTTTAAGCTTGAAGGGGATCAGGTGAAGTATCAGTTTCTTCCCTGGATGCAAGGATTTGAGGAAGCCAGACAAGGAAGGTTAGATGGCTCAGTGGTTTGGAGTAAAACGGCCCAAAGGAGCAATGATTTCTATTTTTCCGATCCGGTAATTCAGCTCAATCAGGTGCTATTTCATCGGGTTGGTGAAACGATTCGTTGGACCCATTTAAAAGATCTTGGCCGCTACCGCTTTGGTGGTGTGATCGGCTATCACTATGCGCTGGATCCTTTGATCCGAGAGGGGGTTATCAGGATGTCCAGGGTTCCCTCCGAGCAGGCTAACTATAAAAAGCTTCAGGATAAGCGCATCGATCTCATTGTGGAAAATGAAGACGTCGGCCAGGCGATGATCCATCAGCTAGGTTTGACGGGGAAAATCCAGGCATCAAACAAGCCGCTGCGACAAGTGGATTACCACCTTATCATCTCTAAAAAGAATCCGCAGGGCAGCGCCCTGGTGGAGCGATTCAACAAGGGGCTAGCGAAGCTTAAAGCGAGCGGTCGCTACCAGAAGCTTCTCGAACAAAACCGCCAGGGTTTCTTCAAATAA